The DNA region GCGCACTATAGTTATTAGCAGTAGCGACCTTCCattaagcgcgctgctgctacacttgtgtagcagtagcgctggtgagcacgcgctactgctaagtgtTAGTTgcagcgccttattagtagcgccggtccccgcgctactgatacacctaaaacgcgcgctgctgctagccttttccctagtagtgattgtgtatgcgatgacaaccttgtgacacaaaagatgataccaagatatgcaccaatGATATGTGCGTATGCTATGGggagtatgatcactaatgtgcacaagtcacgttgtcggcaatactcaatggctagtctcgatgggtaagatAAGAAAAATtgggctatgatggctatcaatgtaatggcaagaatgatgtatgACGATACCAAAGATGAGGTTACCGTTCCtgcttacggtatggtgtcaaaatggtggagtGGTCATTAtcgatgacgcgtccgtggcgaagatgagcggcggtgatgttgatgtcgaaccgtacctaaatagccgaaacacaataggacacAGAACCACAACTCGAATTCTCAAAGCAAAACGTGACAAAATTGTCGGAGTTGGTAGTGGTAAGCGATGGTGGTGTATGTGGTATATGGTggtgctatgcggaagtggtggtgttATGCGGAAGTGTAtgtgggcaccggaacaaaatttggcgAAATTTGGATGGAAAACGGGGTGGTGGATGGAAGTGATGatgccaggggccggatgtccgggcttgggGCCAGATGTCTggggtggccggatgtccgggctgtcgggccggatgtccgggctctagATCTGtggacgaactcgatgaacttCACGTGGAAAGTGGCAAATCAGGCAAAATTTGGTGGATTTTGTGGAAGGAAATTGGGGAAAAGATGATGGAAAGCTATATCTACCTGCAACACATGAAATCCGCGGATCAAAttcaacaaaacttcatcacaccaacaaatgacaaaaaaaaattggggggctatttttgtggggaattttcgaattagggacaaaatcaacaaaacaaggctGGAAAACACAACGgagaggctccgaaatcgtgatcaatgtggctctagataccaagatgatgtagggtggaaccctagatgaccgatctttcacgaaagaaGCGGATCCCGCgaggaacacgaagaacacgagggaaaacacgaAGGGAAACACGAGGGAAACACTAAAAcgaacaagaatgatcacacatgtgctagatccatgaacacaaaggagttACAAGGTCTAAAGTCAAtaagggacgatacacggtaaccggttcttctccaaagaaggtcttgatggggccacccaaaagggggtcttaaatccaaggggatcttcttcgaagaggggccgcggtctttctcgtggagtagatccgtaatggatgagcaaagctctatctctaatgagccactactttgctaaccctaaaacataGGTAGGAGGAGAGTATATAGTCTAGGGAGGcgaaagggtacatgggcctcggccctttACGAGGTGCAGACAGacggggccggacgtccgggcattgggccggatgtccgggccttcgggaggagccggatgTCCAGGCTGACGGGGCCTTTCTTCTGTCCTCTGGATGGAGCTTGTCCGGATATCCGAGCGTTcgggccggatttccgggccgggccggatgtccgggctggggccggatgtccggggcctgtagatGCTTGGCGGCTGGAATGTTGCTATAGTTGATGTCTCCAGCGGCCGGTTGTCCGGGCTCGGGGCCGGATGTCGAGGTCCTGGAGCTCCCTTCTTCTCCTTTCGTCGTTCCTCTTCATCTGTGGGCTTGGCGGCTTGtccgtcttcacgtgcatcttcgggaaGGTATTCTtcgtacctaatcatgcacaacatctcggacttaggtagtagccatgtctcgagaggatcatatgtaatatcactaaggagagaagtcacctcggtctcgagagctctagtTCTATCTCGAgtcataggtcctcttggcacttcgtgagacgatggtaggttcATGGagatgaccgtaggatgctccgcatcatgtTCGCTTTTAACTCCTTATGTATCGTCCTATTCTTTCTGGAAGCAGACTTGAAGAATTTCATAGCCAACATTTCCAGAGGGCCTCTCGTCTCCTCCCACGCCAATTGTCATACCAGAAGAAGGTCATTTGCCTAAATGGTGATGACAGTGAAGGTGCGAAAAGGTCCGTGTTCGTCTGGTCGCACGACAAATGGGTTCCAACCCATGATCTGTCGGGGGTCCATCCATTGGAGCCAGGGTCATCGATGGTGCAAAGTGACTCCGTGCACCCTCAGGGCAGTAATTGCATAGGCTAGCTTATTACACGTCTTCAGGGCCGAGCGACAAGTCTTTTTATACCAGAACGGGTGGCCACATCTTCAAATTCTTCATTTTGTTGTTACTGCTATCGGTTAACAACTACCGAGCGGCTCAAGTAAGCTTCCGAGATATAGCAAAAGTGCTCATACATCTTCTTCAATCATGCAGGTGAGCTCCATGAGATCGTTATAGAGGACAGGGGAAAACAATGCCCAAGAGGGTTCAGAGAATAAGACCAGAACAAGTAACAAAATACATGTTCCTGTATGCCCCGCATGCCTAGTTCTATCCGAGTTCCAACTCCAATCACTTTCACCCAATTCGAGCAATCTGACATGTCGAATCAACTCAACGAGATGATAGTCTTATGACCaacaaaataaaataacaatAAATAGACAGATACTGACTTTGGACCACCATAAAATAAGACACTTGATCGTTTAGAAATCCGAAAATACAGGTGAGCATGCGACCAAATCAGATCCTAAACTATGAGAACAATTAATATGATTACGTAGCCACCCACACTAGCAAAATATCAAATACGACTGGCTATGAATTAGTGTAAATCTCAAACTCCCAACACCTTTATATTGACATATGGGGGTGGTGGGAGTGAGATGATGCGTTGGTTGTTGTCTCTGTGAATGAGTGCATGTAAGCGCATTCAGGGCAATAGAAGAGAGACATGTAGGCCATTTAAAGGCTAAGGGCGATGGGTACTAAAAGCCTTGCAACGCCATCAATTGGTTGAGATTTCTTTTAGAAACACAGTACAAACATTGACCCTCATATGCACACACGCACACTCATTTCAATGAATGCACGTACGCATACTCTACTCCTAcaagcaccttcgagagactgagacGACAAATCTTGAGGGATAGTCTGCCAGCAATCATTGCAGATCATGATGTTGGGGAGATGCATTTTCCTAGCATTTGTTTGTGCTGCACATCTGATGCAGTGAGATCCAGGGATACAACCGACTGTGAGTATTGTCCACTGTGATCTCAGCATGAACAATATCTGTTTTTTTACGGTGTAATGGCAGGCTTTTTTCGGACAAAGGATGGATTTTATTAGCTCAAAAATAAAGCATCAATGGAATACAAACATAATGAGCAACGGCGAGCTTAGGCCAGCCTGAACCATTACATTGATTTGATAGTCATTTACATGGAAGGAGCGAGAGACAGAGATTACATGAGTGGGGTTATTATCTGTcgaccgaaagaccaagggggtcttggcATTGAGAACCTCAAGGTCAAGAACAGATGTCTTCTCAGCAAGTGGCTGTCGAAGTTGTCTGTCGAGACTGATGCCACTTGGGCACAGATCCTTTGTAGCAAGTATCTTCACTCCAAAACTTTGTCTCAGGTGACAGCGAGGCCGACTGACTCACCTTTTTGGAAAGGGCTTATGAGTTAAATTAGCCTTTTTTTAATAGGACAAAGTTTATTATCGGTAATGGGACTACCACAcgattctgggaggatacttggctcggAGAGACTCTCTTGCACTTCAATATCCGTCTCTGTATCGTATTGTTCAACGATGTGATGCTTTCGTTGCAACGGTACTTCAATCCAttccccttaatattcagttcaGGAGGACGCTAGCCGGTAATCGTTGGGAAGAGTGGCTCCATCTAGTGAGTATACTGGTGGAGGTTTAGCTATCTCAACAACCTGACAAGTTacgtctggttaatggcgcgggAAACCAGTAGGAGGGGCAGGCCGACTCCCGGGGCCGGCTCCCTACTGGTCCGACTTGTGGCGCtcttgccgtcttctggactctcactgactggtggggcccgTCTTCCGTGGATCGTACCGTCAGACCGTCGTGGGTACAGGACTCCGCCCACTGTTGCTGGCgtcagggatggcatggcaaTAGTGCCGTGCCAGACGGGGATGTCCGCTGGTACAGCGCACTGTGCCCTGGCCATTCCCCGAAAAAGGGGAGACAGTGGGCTTCACTGTCGCCACTCCCTGTCCCATCCCCCCTGATGAGGGCATGGGCCCTGCTGGTTTCGGGGGCCGACTTCCCGTGGTCATCGACTCCGGAAGCCGCCAGTCGGAGTCGGCCGGTCTCAATCTCATCCTTAGGACTCGGACGCTTATGGGTAGCCGGCCGTTCCTTCAGCCGCCCTCCTGAAGTCGGCTCTCCGTCCGTGTCCTGAGGGGCGCAgttagccccgatgtcttgaaaggctatgggcctcgggttagcctacccgtggcccattactccgacaagtaatactaatatttcttgaattagtagtttgaccacagtttgatcAGATTtgacaaaaattcaaaaaatgaaataattatttagtaacaccaatattcttaaataattatttagtaacactaatacttcttgaataactAGTTTGACCTAATTTaaccaaaattaaaaaaaaactgaaatttgagcatatcttttttttctttaagaatttgaggattctaaaaatttgcaaaccgGTCGTAGGCCGTCAAAAttggatgcggattttcgtgctgcatattttgatatattatacttttttcgacatcgtatgcaaaagttatagccgttttactttttcataatatttttttgcaaaacatgtccaatttaagtttttttaattttcctaactactagatgtagtaatataactacatctcgaaggattttagtttttgaagtttttatcattttcttttggtTTTTTTTCAAAAACTAAAATGGCGATACacgcggcgggggggggggggggggggggggtggggccCCTTGGCCGACCCGCcaatcctccaggagcttgctgtccgagaggtagttcaccaccCTTTAAatcccggtttgtgtctcaaaccgggactgagatacgaaccaggactaatgggtgcgatgccctttagtcccggttcgtgtctcaaaccgggactaaagggcccatttgaaccgggactaaaaaGCCCATTTGAACCAGGACTAATGCCTTTAGCCGTTCGAATCGGGACTAATGTTCGTAAtgcaaccgggactaatgtgtatATTGCGCTCaaaccaaagccctgttttctactagtgtaaggAGTCGCCCAAATCATAGGACTTTTTGGTTTCGCCCGCCAACAACTACATATGCAGAGCAAGAAAGGACACACAAAGTGGTACATACACACATGTAAATTTGTGTAGACAATTCCCGCATTTATTGATCGTTGTTCGGGCTACATGCCGCTGCTGGATCTAACGATACTCATAATTATAACTTTTTTTACGGGATACTCATGATAACAACTTGCCAAGCGAGTAAGCCAGCAATGCCTTGTTTCGGTCGGCCAAAACCAAGGGGTACACCGGCGACGTGTACATAGCCGGCCCTATGAACCGGTCCCTGCAACTATTCAGGCTGGCCAGCGCGCTGAGGTAGTCGTCGTTGATCCCCTGAAAGAAGCAGTTCGGCAGCATCACGACGAGGGTGTGGTCGAGGGAGTTCAACGCCGCGACGTAGTCAGTGAGGCACGCCCCGTAGAATGCCCTTTCCTGGACGGAGATGGACGCGTTCTTCTGGAGCTGGTAGGTCAGCGTGTGCGACGTGGTCCACGTGGACTCCACGGCGGCGCTTAGCACGAGGATGGCGTACGCGGTGGTCTCTTCTTTGTGCGACGGAGATAGGTCGATGTGGCCCTGTTGCATCGTCTTGATGCAGAGGTCGTAGATGAGCTTCATACCGCAACCATGGTAGCAGGTCGCCACAGCGCCGTTGTATGGCACGCCGGGGCACTTGAGGCGGGCGGTGACGGACACGCAGAGGAGTGcaaggatgaggaggaggagaatGATCTTCATTGCGGCTCTACCTTGGATTTCTCTGTGCCATCGAAGATGCAAAATATTGCACTATTTGTAGCATGTGTGCTCTTTAATCCTTCAAATGTCATTGTAAATGCATATCTTTTATTGGTTTGAATTGATTAAAGATATGGATAATCATCTATCCAACATTGTCAAATCCATATTTAGCGTGTAATTAATAACATGCCAAATATAGAATATCCATGTAATTAACGTGTAACTGATAACCTACCTAATACTAATGTGCAATAAAAAAATCCCCGATATCGATGTGCAGTTAATTTCCTGCCTTatattaacgtgcattgcacgtatgCATTACTATTCTACTTAAAACATGTAACATTATGTATTTAGCCCATTCTACTTCTCGCTCGTCCTATATTTATCCTTTCGTCCACTCCTCATCATCGTTTAGTTTCTTCACCCCTCTTGTCTTTTTCTTCTTTAGCCCTCATTGGAACAAGGAATAATTCCATTTCTCCCCCTAACTTGAGCCACCACCTGGCATTTGCCCCTAATTTTCAGGTATGCTCAAAAATACCCCTCTTCCGTCAAGTCACCTTACAGAAATGCCCTTGCCGTCCGGTCAAAGGGGTTTGACCGTCCGATGAACAGTAACATGGTGAACATTAAAttcgaaaaaaatagcaaaaaaaatcaaaaaaatctgaaattttgtgGGATCGAAGATACTCAAGGGCGCAAGGTGCGTGCAAATTTTCAAGCTATTTGGACATTCCAGGAACTCATGGAAAAGGAAAAAATGTAAATCTATACGCTGTGAACAGTAAATTAgaaaaaaatagcaagaaaaatttaaaaagtatgaatttttttggcatcaaagaggctTGGGTGCGCAAGGCGCTTGCAATTTTTTTTGATCAAATGACATGCGAGGTGCTCtagcaaaaaaaaaacaaaa from Triticum urartu cultivar G1812 unplaced genomic scaffold, Tu2.1 TuUngrouped_contig_4689, whole genome shotgun sequence includes:
- the LOC125528182 gene encoding uncharacterized protein LOC125528182; translated protein: MKIILLLLILALLCVSVTARLKCPGVPYNGAVATCYHGCGMKLIYDLCIKTMQQGHIDLSPSHKEETTAYAILVLSAAVESTWTTSHTLTYQLQKNASISVQERAFYGACLTDYVAALNSLDHTLVVMLPNCFFQGINDDYLSALASLNSCRDRFIGPAMYTSPVYPLVLADRNKALLAYSLGKLLS